The Streptomyces sp. NBC_01142 genome has a window encoding:
- a CDS encoding GFA family protein has translation MNATPDIVAAAQERSGGCLCGQIRFTVKGEAVYPHTCSCPHCKKLGGGPMMWWVGFAPEDVTWTNGAEPNWFTTFEGEAQRGFCPNCGSRLAAIDKDVPELGIVVTALDDTSGADLVPVNQSFRDDAVHWLPQVPDTQNSPVG, from the coding sequence ATGAACGCCACCCCCGACATCGTCGCCGCAGCCCAGGAGCGCTCCGGTGGATGCCTGTGCGGACAGATCCGCTTCACCGTCAAGGGCGAGGCCGTCTACCCGCACACCTGCAGCTGCCCGCACTGCAAAAAGCTCGGCGGCGGCCCGATGATGTGGTGGGTCGGCTTCGCCCCCGAGGACGTCACCTGGACCAACGGCGCCGAGCCGAACTGGTTCACCACGTTCGAGGGCGAGGCCCAGCGCGGCTTCTGCCCGAACTGCGGCAGCCGCCTCGCGGCGATCGACAAGGACGTCCCCGAACTCGGCATCGTCGTCACGGCCCTGGACGACACCAGCGGAGCCGACCTCGTCCCCGTCAACCAGTCTTTCCGCGACGACGCCGTGCACTGGCTGCCCCAGGTCCCCGACACCCAGAACAGCCCCGTCGGCTGA
- a CDS encoding dimethylarginine dimethylaminohydrolase family protein: MLTPHATSEYGALRHVAMRYAGDVTPDLDGPDIHPVLTRQKSTSSWKPYDPSTVRTQQDTLIDLLRSRGTTVTLLDAAPGCPVQHYPRDIAFVIDHVLVMARLNSAHRLPEADALTPLLTDAPHVAHLDEGTAEGGDVILHTGTVLVGLGEETSPAGVGALQRALAHHGVDREVRPVHFAVDGIVHLDDHFTIVAPGTALIHRGVFPPAELRWFERHFDLIDVTDEEARAVQANVLAIAPDTVILAAGSDRIAAQLAARGLEVLTVDYSEVTRIPGSLRCTTLPLTRA; encoded by the coding sequence GTGCTCACCCCGCACGCCACCAGCGAGTACGGCGCCCTGCGCCACGTCGCCATGCGCTACGCCGGCGACGTCACCCCCGACCTCGACGGCCCCGACATCCACCCCGTCCTGACCCGCCAGAAGAGCACCAGCTCCTGGAAGCCGTACGACCCGTCCACCGTCCGCACCCAGCAGGACACCCTGATCGACCTGCTGCGCAGCCGCGGCACCACGGTGACCCTCCTCGACGCCGCGCCGGGCTGTCCGGTCCAGCACTACCCCCGCGACATCGCCTTCGTCATCGACCACGTCCTCGTCATGGCGCGCCTGAACTCCGCGCACCGCCTCCCCGAAGCCGACGCGCTCACCCCGCTCCTGACCGACGCCCCGCACGTAGCCCACTTGGACGAGGGCACCGCCGAGGGCGGTGACGTCATCCTTCACACCGGCACCGTCCTGGTCGGCCTCGGCGAGGAGACGTCCCCCGCGGGCGTGGGGGCGCTGCAGCGGGCGCTGGCTCACCACGGCGTCGACCGCGAGGTCCGCCCGGTCCACTTCGCCGTCGACGGCATCGTTCACCTGGACGACCACTTCACGATCGTCGCGCCCGGCACCGCGCTCATCCACCGCGGCGTCTTCCCGCCCGCCGAATTGCGCTGGTTCGAGCGGCACTTCGACCTCATCGACGTCACCGACGAGGAGGCGCGGGCTGTCCAGGCCAACGTCCTGGCGATCGCGCCGGACACCGTGATCCTCGCCGCCGGCAGCGACCGCATCGCCGCACAGCTCGCCGCACGCGGACTCGAGGTCCTCACCGTCGACTACTCCGAGGTCACCCGGATCCCCGGCTCGCTGCGCTGCACCACCCTGCCGCTGACCCGCGCCTGA
- a CDS encoding cation:proton antiporter, producing MSDPLQSLLLAVPVVVLACQAGGRAVRLVGQPPVIGEILAGILLGPSLLGWLAPGIQHHLLPPSALPITSALGNLGLLTFLFLIGLELDLRSLGTTRGAVAAVSLTGVLLPLALGAALALALYPHFAPDGIGRLPFTLFVAVALSITAFPVLARILADRGLETTPLGTFALACAATDDALAWCLLTAAVALATSGTALSALTTLALTAAFAACLTFVLRPLLRVLLERASRTSDDLVLALLFAGLCFSAYTTDQIGVHPAFGAFLFGAAAPRGLPAVERSAARIRAVVLPLLLPLFFVDTGLHTDFSTLPAGQWGWGAAILAVAVVGKWGGAAGAARLTGSDWRWSAAVGTLMNCRGLTELVVLGIGLQTGVITEPLFTLLVVMTVITTAATAPILRRVAGDDPRMTPPAPHDDPERDTAREVTR from the coding sequence GTGTCCGACCCGCTGCAGTCCTTGCTCCTCGCCGTCCCGGTCGTGGTCCTCGCCTGCCAGGCCGGCGGGCGGGCCGTCAGGCTGGTCGGCCAGCCGCCGGTCATCGGCGAGATCCTGGCCGGGATCCTGCTCGGCCCCTCGCTGCTCGGCTGGCTCGCCCCCGGCATCCAGCACCACCTCCTGCCGCCCTCGGCCCTGCCCATCACCTCCGCCCTGGGCAACCTCGGCCTCCTGACGTTCCTCTTCCTGATCGGCCTGGAACTCGACCTCCGCAGCCTGGGCACCACCCGAGGCGCCGTGGCCGCCGTCAGCCTCACCGGAGTCCTGCTCCCCTTGGCCCTCGGCGCCGCACTGGCCCTCGCCCTCTACCCGCACTTCGCCCCCGACGGCATCGGCCGCCTGCCGTTCACCCTGTTCGTCGCCGTCGCCCTGAGCATCACCGCCTTCCCGGTCCTCGCACGGATCCTCGCCGACCGCGGCCTGGAGACCACGCCCCTGGGCACCTTCGCCCTGGCCTGCGCCGCCACCGACGACGCCCTCGCCTGGTGCCTGCTCACCGCCGCCGTCGCCCTGGCCACCTCCGGCACCGCCCTGTCGGCCCTGACCACCCTCGCCCTGACCGCCGCCTTCGCCGCCTGCCTCACCTTCGTCCTGCGCCCACTGCTCCGCGTCCTGCTCGAGCGCGCCAGCCGAACCTCCGACGACCTCGTCCTGGCCCTCCTCTTCGCCGGGCTTTGCTTCAGCGCCTACACCACCGACCAGATCGGCGTGCACCCCGCCTTCGGCGCCTTCCTGTTCGGCGCCGCCGCTCCCCGCGGCCTTCCGGCCGTCGAACGCAGCGCCGCGCGCATCCGCGCCGTCGTCCTGCCGCTCCTGCTGCCGCTGTTCTTCGTCGACACCGGCCTGCACACCGATTTCTCCACGCTGCCGGCCGGACAGTGGGGCTGGGGAGCAGCGATCCTGGCCGTCGCCGTCGTCGGCAAGTGGGGCGGCGCGGCCGGCGCAGCCAGGCTCACCGGCTCCGACTGGCGCTGGTCGGCCGCCGTCGGCACGCTCATGAACTGCCGCGGCCTGACCGAACTCGTCGTCCTCGGCATCGGCCTCCAGACCGGCGTCATCACCGAGCCCCTGTTCACTCTCCTGGTGGTCATGACCGTCATCACCACCGCGGCCACCGCACCGATACTCAGGCGCGTGGCCGGCGACGACCCAAGGATGACCCCGCCGGCACCGCACGACGATCCGGAGCGCGATACCGCCCGAGAGGTCACCCGATGA
- a CDS encoding nitroreductase produces the protein MTPAPNPVLDAVLSRRSAPRLTEPAPGREELERLVQAAATAPDHGRLRPWRLVAVSGDERARLGDVLGEAATSPEQARRAATKPLRAPLLLSIVHSPVPDHSKIPEWEQLAATTGMVTTLSLLLHSHGWASIWRTGQAVQAPRVRKYLGVAEREQLLGWLYVGTRCTSRTSPERQPFDTTTKITWPLGGAGV, from the coding sequence ATGACCCCGGCCCCGAACCCGGTTCTGGACGCGGTCCTCAGCCGGCGCAGCGCCCCCCGCCTGACCGAGCCCGCACCCGGCCGCGAAGAACTGGAGCGCCTCGTCCAAGCCGCGGCCACTGCCCCCGACCATGGACGACTGCGGCCCTGGCGGCTGGTCGCAGTGTCCGGGGACGAACGGGCCCGACTCGGCGATGTGCTCGGCGAAGCCGCCACCTCGCCGGAGCAGGCCCGGCGCGCCGCCACGAAGCCCCTGCGCGCCCCGCTGCTCCTGTCGATCGTGCACAGCCCCGTACCCGACCACTCGAAGATTCCCGAGTGGGAGCAACTGGCCGCCACAACCGGCATGGTCACCACACTCTCCCTGCTCCTGCACAGCCACGGCTGGGCATCGATCTGGCGCACCGGTCAAGCCGTCCAAGCACCCCGAGTACGCAAGTACCTCGGTGTCGCCGAAAGGGAGCAGCTGCTGGGCTGGCTGTACGTAGGCACTCGTTGCACGTCCAGAACCTCCCCTGAACGGCAGCCGTTCGACACCACCACCAAGATCACCTGGCCGCTCGGCGGCGCTGGCGTCTGA